One stretch of Cellulomonas wangsupingiae DNA includes these proteins:
- a CDS encoding response regulator, whose translation MSTTTDPGAPVRVALVDDQQLVRAGFRMVIDSQPDLEVVLEAGDGAQAVRALDPAARTATGPVDVVLMDVRMPTMDGLAATEQIVSRATPEAPAPRVIVLTTFDLDEYVLTAIRAGASGFLLKDAPPEEMLAAIRTVHRGDAVIAPSSTRRLLEHLVTALPDDAPATDGHPARQAVDQLTDREREVLVLMARGRSNTEIGRDLFVAEATVKTHVGRILAKLGARDRVQAVVVAYEAGLVRPGA comes from the coding sequence GTGAGCACCACCACCGACCCCGGCGCCCCCGTGCGCGTCGCCCTCGTCGACGACCAGCAGCTCGTCCGTGCCGGCTTCCGCATGGTCATCGACTCCCAGCCGGACCTCGAGGTCGTGCTGGAGGCCGGTGACGGCGCGCAGGCGGTCCGCGCCCTCGACCCGGCGGCGCGGACGGCGACGGGACCCGTGGACGTCGTCCTCATGGACGTGCGCATGCCGACGATGGACGGGCTGGCAGCCACCGAGCAGATCGTGTCGCGCGCCACGCCGGAGGCGCCCGCTCCGCGCGTCATCGTGCTGACGACCTTCGACCTCGACGAGTACGTGCTGACCGCGATCCGCGCCGGTGCCAGCGGGTTCCTGCTCAAGGACGCCCCACCGGAGGAGATGCTCGCGGCGATCCGGACCGTCCACCGCGGCGACGCCGTGATCGCGCCGTCGAGCACACGACGGCTGCTGGAGCACCTCGTGACCGCGCTGCCCGACGACGCGCCGGCCACCGACGGCCACCCCGCGCGCCAGGCGGTCGACCAGCTCACCGACCGCGAGCGCGAGGTCCTGGTCCTCATGGCGCGTGGCCGCTCGAACACCGAGATCGGCCGGGACCTCTTCGTCGCGGAGGCCACGGTCAAGACGCACGTCGGTCGCATCCTGGCGAAGCTGGGCGCGCGCGACCGCGTGCAGGCCGTCGTCGTGGCGTACGAGGCCGGCCTGGTGCGACCGGGGGCCTGA
- a CDS encoding ABC transporter ATP-binding protein — MNTTAPRTHERDAADPTPASRARALTKVYGSGAAEVRALDGVDVDFASGAFTAIMGPSGSGKSTLMHLLAGLDDATSGTVHLGSTQITSLDDDALTRLRRDRVGFVFQSFNLLPMLTAEQNVLLPLDLAGRAPDREWFDTLVTTLGLQGRLTHRPGELSGGQQQRVAIARALVTQPEVVFADEPTGNLDSRSGAEVLSFLRRSVRELGRTIIMVTHDPTAAAYADRVLLLADGRIAGDIADPTPESVLAGLDALRTLEAPAGTPTGTVPVVDVTAGGLR; from the coding sequence TTGAACACCACTGCCCCCCGCACCCACGAGCGTGACGCGGCGGACCCGACCCCCGCGTCCCGCGCCCGCGCACTGACCAAGGTGTACGGGTCCGGTGCGGCCGAGGTCCGCGCCCTCGACGGGGTCGACGTGGACTTCGCGAGCGGGGCCTTCACGGCCATCATGGGCCCGTCGGGCTCCGGCAAGTCGACGCTCATGCACCTGCTCGCAGGGCTGGACGACGCGACCTCGGGGACCGTGCACCTGGGCTCGACGCAGATCACCTCCCTGGACGACGACGCCCTGACCCGGCTGCGCCGGGACCGCGTCGGCTTCGTCTTCCAGTCGTTCAACCTGCTGCCGATGCTCACGGCGGAGCAGAACGTGCTCCTGCCGCTGGACCTCGCCGGGCGCGCCCCGGACCGCGAGTGGTTCGACACGCTGGTCACGACGCTGGGGCTGCAGGGGCGCCTCACGCACCGGCCCGGCGAGCTGTCCGGCGGTCAGCAGCAGCGGGTCGCGATCGCACGCGCCCTGGTCACGCAGCCCGAGGTCGTCTTCGCCGACGAGCCCACGGGCAACCTGGACTCGCGCTCGGGGGCGGAGGTGCTCAGCTTCCTGCGCCGCTCCGTCCGGGAGCTCGGCCGCACGATCATCATGGTCACGCACGACCCGACGGCGGCGGCCTACGCCGACCGCGTGCTGCTGCTGGCCGACGGTCGCATCGCCGGCGACATCGCGGACCCGACGCCCGAGTCCGTGCTCGCGGGCCTGGACGCGCTGCGGACGCTCGAGGCACCTGCCGGCACGCCGACCGGCACGGTCCCGGTCGTCGACGTGACCGCGGGAGGGCTGCGCTGA
- a CDS encoding ABC transporter permease, with protein MLRLTLAQMRRSLPRLVAAGLAILLGSAFLTATLTAGDAITRGGYDAITASYGSADLVVAADEVTLADALEVARDTPGVTAADPLVLGWASFTSGRRSVSQAVLAQPSAPSLASLEVVDGRAPTSSDEVALPPSTAERLGVGVGDTVRATWVVWSDEATAVPTDEAAATSDEGAVATPAAEPAPTQPVATESTADVAVVGLVDDPRGAWSQYGGAGSATVDAVVLWSGRSGLDESGGTVLVEVGEAADVEAVRTAISEDLAGGGEVLTRDEAAIAAVEHFGGGNVIVMLVLGFAAVALLVAGLVIANTFQVIVAQRTRMLALLRCVGARRGQLRASVLLEAGILGLASGTAGVLVGLGLSQAALSVLARTQDGVPLPTTVHPTLTNVVLPVVVGTLVTVGAALVPARAATRVSPVAALRPADDPSVRARPGRVRLAFSLLLTLGGVAALLGGVAMGRAGYAVDAMLPLAVAVLGGATSFVGLLVGAPLWIPAVVSAVGRPVAAISTTARLAAANTVRNPRRTSATSTALVIGVTLVMMMSTGAVSAQASLAREMDERAPVDLVATRIDGAAFTTDVREDVAALDGVAAVVPARSGLVEGASAMVEVLVVGPEQTHVVRDAVAADALASGRSVVPRWWADDATQVEATGGRTARIDVLTRATDGALLTTQAADDLALDEQETALLVLLDPGADAMGVMQDVQDAVGSDAVQVASAAAERQSDERFIDVVLAVVIGLLGVAVLIALIGVANTLSLSVIERRRESATLRAVGLSRRGLRWMLATEGMLIAVVGALIGTVLGLLYGWAGVAAVFGPISDVRLSVPWAHVGAVLVVAVLAGLAASALPARSAARTPPVAALGVD; from the coding sequence ATGCTGCGGCTCACCCTGGCGCAGATGCGCCGCAGCCTGCCGCGGCTCGTCGCCGCCGGGCTGGCCATCCTCCTCGGATCGGCGTTCCTCACCGCGACGCTCACGGCCGGCGACGCGATCACGCGCGGCGGGTACGACGCGATCACGGCCTCCTACGGCTCGGCCGACCTCGTCGTCGCCGCGGACGAGGTCACGCTGGCGGACGCGCTGGAGGTCGCACGGGACACCCCCGGGGTGACCGCCGCCGACCCCCTGGTCCTCGGGTGGGCATCCTTCACGAGCGGACGCCGCAGCGTGTCGCAGGCGGTGCTGGCCCAGCCCTCCGCCCCGTCGCTGGCGTCGCTCGAGGTCGTCGACGGGCGCGCACCCACGTCATCGGACGAGGTCGCCCTGCCGCCGTCCACCGCGGAGCGCCTGGGCGTGGGCGTCGGTGACACCGTCCGGGCCACCTGGGTGGTGTGGTCCGACGAGGCGACGGCCGTACCCACCGACGAGGCCGCGGCCACGTCGGACGAGGGAGCCGTGGCCACCCCCGCCGCCGAGCCCGCGCCGACGCAGCCCGTCGCCACCGAGTCGACGGCGGACGTCGCCGTCGTCGGCCTGGTCGACGACCCGCGCGGCGCGTGGTCCCAGTACGGCGGCGCGGGGTCGGCGACGGTGGACGCGGTCGTGCTCTGGTCCGGAAGGAGCGGTCTCGACGAGTCCGGCGGCACCGTGCTGGTCGAGGTCGGCGAGGCGGCCGACGTCGAGGCCGTGCGCACCGCGATCTCCGAGGACCTGGCGGGCGGCGGCGAGGTCCTCACCCGCGACGAGGCCGCGATCGCAGCCGTCGAGCACTTCGGCGGGGGCAACGTGATCGTGATGCTCGTGCTCGGCTTCGCGGCCGTCGCGCTGCTGGTCGCCGGCCTGGTCATCGCCAACACGTTCCAGGTGATCGTCGCCCAGCGCACCCGCATGCTCGCACTGCTGCGGTGCGTCGGTGCGCGACGCGGCCAGCTGCGCGCGTCGGTGCTGCTCGAGGCAGGCATCCTGGGCCTCGCCTCCGGCACGGCAGGCGTCCTCGTCGGCCTGGGTCTGAGCCAGGCCGCGCTGAGCGTGCTGGCGCGCACCCAGGACGGCGTCCCGCTCCCGACCACCGTGCACCCGACGCTCACCAACGTCGTGCTCCCCGTCGTGGTCGGCACCCTCGTGACGGTCGGTGCCGCGCTGGTGCCGGCGCGCGCGGCCACCCGGGTGTCACCCGTGGCGGCGCTGCGCCCCGCGGACGACCCGTCGGTGCGGGCACGCCCGGGCAGGGTCCGGCTGGCGTTCTCGCTCCTGCTGACCCTCGGTGGCGTCGCGGCGCTGCTCGGCGGCGTCGCGATGGGCCGGGCGGGGTACGCCGTGGACGCGATGCTGCCGCTGGCGGTCGCGGTCCTCGGCGGTGCCACGTCGTTCGTCGGCCTGCTCGTCGGTGCACCCCTGTGGATCCCCGCCGTCGTGTCCGCCGTGGGCCGGCCGGTGGCGGCGATCAGCACGACCGCTCGCCTCGCGGCCGCCAACACGGTCCGCAACCCCCGGCGCACGTCGGCGACGAGCACGGCGCTGGTGATCGGCGTGACGCTCGTGATGATGATGAGCACCGGTGCCGTGTCGGCGCAGGCGTCGCTGGCGCGCGAGATGGACGAGCGCGCCCCGGTCGACCTGGTCGCGACCCGGATCGACGGCGCGGCGTTCACGACCGACGTGCGGGAGGACGTGGCGGCGCTCGACGGCGTGGCCGCGGTCGTGCCGGCGCGGTCGGGGCTCGTCGAGGGCGCGTCGGCGATGGTCGAGGTGCTCGTCGTCGGGCCGGAGCAGACGCACGTGGTGCGGGACGCCGTGGCGGCCGACGCGCTCGCGTCCGGACGCAGCGTCGTGCCGCGCTGGTGGGCGGACGACGCCACGCAGGTCGAGGCGACCGGCGGGCGGACCGCGCGGATCGACGTCCTGACCCGCGCGACGGACGGGGCGCTGCTGACGACGCAGGCCGCCGACGACCTCGCGCTCGACGAGCAGGAGACGGCGCTGCTCGTGCTGCTCGACCCCGGTGCCGACGCGATGGGGGTCATGCAGGACGTGCAGGACGCCGTCGGGAGCGACGCGGTGCAGGTCGCGAGCGCGGCCGCGGAGCGGCAGTCCGACGAACGGTTCATCGACGTGGTGCTGGCGGTCGTCATCGGTCTGCTGGGCGTGGCCGTCCTCATCGCGCTCATCGGTGTGGCGAACACGCTGTCGCTGTCGGTCATCGAGCGGCGGCGGGAGTCGGCGACGTTGCGCGCGGTCGGGCTGTCGCGCCGGGGCCTGCGGTGGATGCTCGCGACCGAGGGCATGCTGATCGCGGTGGTCGGGGCGCTGATCGGGACGGTGCTCGGTCTGCTGTACGGCTGGGCGGGCGTAGCGGCGGTCTTCGGCCCGATCAGCGACGTGCGGCTGTCGGTGCCGTGGGCGCACGTGGGTGCCGTGCTCGTGGTCGCGGTGCTCGCCGGCCTGGCGGCCTCCGCCCTCCCGGCACGGTCCGCCGCCCGCACACCGCCCGTCGCGGCGCTCGGCGTCGACTGA
- a CDS encoding FtsK/SpoIIIE domain-containing protein: protein MRITVPSPVAPARHVDVDVEPGLSAGALRRRLALLTGDPGWAAPHTPLRVAGTALDDAHPAGAPPLVPGAHLGPGAAPPDDAARAVLTAVHVAVLRGTDAGRLVPLPDGARVRLAVPRAPSGTARPAHGSGPQDAGPAVHVETDRRGRRVRVRVVGARGTLRARARRPGARGATVARPVGRRGRTWPAGTLLSVAGTTFVLRARGDGEPAGTRPTHRLPPWAWTAAASSVAALVLAAALRQPLLLLTAVTGLTGLLGLVAGGAGRSRGPSAADPSPAPAEDVGPARRPAAGPPGADRDPAAGTVDVAAVRLATARRLLDRAGPVAGDDGPWPVDRTLALVGPRDATLAVARALVVRAMGAGGPMRLVVRGRAGDDWRWTRWWEPSQHLPGADDGHVLVVADGLDDGLGPWRLAAGRALLLLVVPPGGTVPAWASTVVRAGDEPATRRPRAVTARRTAGDGLGSGRASLDDPPPTGADDLATGPPQAVGRDVAEAQARAAAALGWLLATRGATGPLPRSVALGLLPGVPPPDPAAVAAAWRRPSDARELRAPVGVGADGRPAVLDLVRDGPHALAAGTTGAGKSELLTTLVLALALTHPPRRLAVLLVDFKGGTGLGPVAGLPHVVDHVHDLDVTAARRTLVGLRAELHRRERLLTRAGLTDVADLDPADPATPARLLVVVDELRALVDDLPDAAATLARLGAQGRALGVHLLLATQRPGGAAPADLRANVLLRIALRVADEADSRELVGTSDAAHLDAAAPGRALVRAGARAAVPVQVARARRHPAAAPVRLVHPAGGPSDAPGWRAASAPTDDVAAWVDAARVAARGLPGTGVPWPPALPDRVLAADAGPLTAPGGLLLALADVPAEQRRAVVRWAPDEGPLLVLGGPRSGRSTTLLTVGTHAVVAGAHVHAVGLPDEALAHLHVAAPHLVGTTPSLDDPHRTLLLLDRLTSRDDRDGPADLLLVDGLDALLDALVTHARGAGVELLTALLHRPPAGVHVAAAGPVVPALARLVGAFACRVVLPVPDPSLDALAGVPPALAGPRTDPGRAIVSSRDGTHLCQVVLPATVRCTGPVTGGHPRRSGGPAGPLRIGALPVRSPRDGPPSAVGARSPLPGGIPLGAGGDGPWPVDVEQERPLVVAGPPGSGRSTTLRTLALGWAEAGRRVLLAGRASGAPGGGDTLPAPGDVVEVSWDAAARLLDGTGGTTGHGAPAGAPVVLLVDDQDQAERATPELADLVDRALTGAPGAQVVALATTCDHASGCYRGPVATALRSRHVLVLDPHGPAAADLLGPGAALQTDPRHRPAGRGVLRLDRTLLRVQVHDPGPRPLAGRGPRP from the coding sequence ATGCGCATCACCGTCCCCTCCCCCGTCGCGCCCGCGCGGCACGTCGACGTCGACGTCGAGCCGGGCCTGTCGGCGGGTGCGCTGCGACGCCGGCTCGCGCTCCTCACGGGCGACCCGGGGTGGGCCGCGCCGCACACGCCGCTGCGGGTCGCGGGCACGGCGCTCGACGACGCCCACCCCGCGGGCGCACCGCCGCTGGTCCCCGGGGCGCACCTGGGTCCGGGCGCCGCACCCCCCGACGACGCCGCGCGTGCCGTGCTCACCGCCGTGCACGTCGCGGTGCTGCGCGGCACGGACGCCGGGCGGCTCGTGCCGCTCCCCGACGGCGCCCGGGTACGTCTGGCCGTGCCGCGCGCACCGTCGGGCACGGCCCGGCCCGCGCACGGGAGTGGTCCGCAGGACGCCGGTCCCGCCGTCCACGTGGAGACCGACCGGCGGGGACGTCGGGTGCGCGTCCGGGTCGTCGGTGCCCGCGGCACGCTGCGGGCACGGGCGCGACGCCCGGGTGCCCGCGGCGCGACCGTCGCTCGCCCCGTCGGGCGACGTGGCCGCACGTGGCCGGCCGGCACGCTGCTGAGCGTCGCCGGGACGACCTTCGTGCTGCGCGCACGCGGTGACGGCGAGCCGGCGGGGACCCGGCCGACGCACCGCCTGCCGCCGTGGGCCTGGACCGCCGCGGCGTCGTCGGTCGCCGCGCTCGTCCTGGCAGCCGCGCTGCGCCAGCCGCTGCTCCTGCTCACGGCGGTCACGGGCCTGACCGGGCTGCTCGGGCTCGTCGCCGGCGGCGCCGGCCGGTCGCGCGGCCCGTCCGCCGCCGACCCCTCCCCCGCGCCGGCCGAGGACGTCGGACCTGCGCGTCGGCCGGCGGCCGGGCCGCCCGGCGCGGACCGGGATCCCGCGGCCGGCACCGTCGACGTGGCCGCCGTCCGCCTGGCCACGGCCCGCCGCCTGCTGGACAGGGCCGGCCCCGTCGCGGGTGACGACGGCCCGTGGCCGGTCGACCGCACGCTCGCGCTCGTCGGTCCCCGCGACGCGACCCTCGCGGTCGCGCGCGCCCTCGTCGTGCGCGCGATGGGCGCCGGCGGCCCGATGCGGCTCGTCGTGCGCGGGCGTGCCGGGGACGACTGGCGCTGGACACGGTGGTGGGAGCCCTCGCAGCACCTCCCGGGGGCCGACGACGGTCACGTCCTGGTCGTCGCGGACGGCCTCGACGACGGCCTCGGGCCGTGGCGGCTCGCGGCGGGCCGGGCACTCCTGCTGCTGGTCGTGCCGCCGGGCGGCACGGTGCCGGCCTGGGCGTCGACGGTCGTCCGGGCAGGTGACGAGCCGGCCACGCGCCGGCCCCGCGCAGTGACCGCCCGCCGCACCGCCGGCGACGGGCTCGGCAGCGGGCGGGCGTCCCTCGACGACCCGCCACCGACGGGGGCCGACGACCTGGCGACGGGCCCTCCGCAGGCCGTGGGCCGCGACGTGGCCGAGGCCCAGGCGCGCGCCGCCGCCGCGCTCGGCTGGCTGCTCGCGACTCGCGGTGCGACGGGACCGCTCCCGCGCTCGGTGGCGCTGGGGCTGCTGCCCGGGGTGCCCCCACCGGACCCGGCCGCGGTCGCCGCGGCGTGGCGTCGGCCGTCCGACGCCCGAGAGCTCCGGGCGCCGGTGGGCGTCGGCGCGGACGGCCGGCCCGCCGTCCTCGACCTGGTGCGCGACGGCCCGCACGCGCTCGCCGCCGGGACGACGGGTGCCGGCAAGTCCGAGCTGCTGACGACCCTGGTGCTCGCGCTCGCCCTCACGCACCCGCCGCGACGCCTCGCGGTGCTCCTGGTCGACTTCAAGGGCGGCACCGGCCTCGGTCCGGTCGCAGGCCTCCCGCACGTCGTCGACCACGTCCACGACCTCGACGTCACCGCCGCGCGGCGCACCCTGGTGGGCCTGCGCGCCGAGCTGCACCGCCGCGAGCGCCTGCTGACCCGCGCCGGGCTCACCGACGTCGCCGACCTCGACCCCGCGGACCCCGCGACGCCCGCACGGCTGCTGGTGGTGGTCGACGAGCTGCGCGCACTGGTCGACGACCTGCCGGACGCGGCGGCCACGCTCGCGCGGCTGGGCGCCCAGGGGCGGGCCCTCGGCGTGCACCTCCTGCTCGCCACGCAGCGTCCCGGGGGCGCGGCCCCCGCAGACCTGCGGGCCAACGTGCTCCTGCGCATCGCGCTGCGGGTCGCGGACGAGGCGGACTCGCGCGAGCTCGTCGGCACGTCGGACGCCGCGCACCTGGACGCCGCCGCCCCGGGGCGCGCGCTCGTGCGCGCCGGCGCACGCGCGGCCGTGCCCGTGCAGGTGGCCCGCGCGCGGCGGCACCCGGCCGCGGCACCCGTCCGGCTCGTCCACCCGGCCGGTGGACCGTCCGACGCCCCGGGGTGGCGCGCCGCGTCCGCACCGACCGACGACGTCGCCGCGTGGGTGGACGCCGCACGCGTCGCCGCCCGGGGACTGCCCGGCACGGGCGTGCCGTGGCCGCCGGCGCTGCCGGACCGGGTCCTCGCCGCGGACGCCGGACCGCTCACGGCCCCCGGCGGGCTGCTGCTCGCGCTCGCCGACGTGCCGGCGGAGCAGCGCCGTGCGGTCGTGCGCTGGGCGCCGGACGAAGGGCCGCTCCTCGTGCTCGGTGGGCCCCGTTCCGGCCGGTCGACGACGCTGCTCACCGTCGGGACGCACGCGGTCGTCGCCGGTGCGCACGTCCACGCGGTCGGGCTGCCGGATGAGGCGCTCGCCCACCTCCACGTCGCCGCGCCGCACCTCGTGGGCACCACCCCGTCCCTCGACGACCCGCACCGCACCCTGCTGCTGCTGGACCGGCTGACGTCCCGCGACGACCGGGACGGGCCCGCCGACCTCCTGCTCGTGGACGGCCTGGACGCCCTGCTCGACGCGCTGGTGACGCACGCGCGTGGCGCGGGCGTGGAGCTGCTCACCGCCCTGCTGCACCGTCCGCCGGCCGGTGTCCACGTCGCGGCGGCAGGACCGGTCGTCCCCGCCCTCGCCCGCCTCGTGGGCGCCTTCGCGTGCCGGGTCGTCCTGCCCGTCCCCGACCCCTCCCTCGACGCCCTGGCCGGGGTCCCGCCCGCCCTCGCCGGCCCCCGCACGGACCCCGGCCGCGCGATCGTGTCCTCGCGCGACGGCACCCACCTGTGCCAGGTCGTGCTGCCGGCGACGGTGCGGTGCACCGGTCCCGTGACGGGTGGGCACCCGCGGAGGAGCGGCGGCCCGGCGGGCCCGCTGCGCATCGGCGCGCTGCCGGTGCGGTCGCCCCGGGACGGCCCGCCCTCCGCCGTCGGCGCCCGCTCCCCCCTGCCCGGCGGCATTCCGCTCGGTGCGGGCGGCGACGGCCCCTGGCCCGTGGACGTCGAGCAGGAGCGCCCGCTCGTCGTCGCCGGCCCGCCGGGGTCGGGACGCAGCACCACGCTGCGCACCCTGGCACTGGGGTGGGCCGAGGCCGGCCGACGCGTGCTGCTCGCCGGCCGGGCGTCCGGCGCACCGGGTGGCGGCGACACCCTGCCGGCACCGGGGGACGTCGTCGAGGTGTCGTGGGACGCCGCCGCCCGCCTGCTGGACGGGACGGGCGGCACGACGGGCCACGGCGCGCCCGCAGGTGCACCCGTCGTGCTCCTCGTGGACGACCAGGACCAGGCGGAGCGCGCCACGCCGGAGCTCGCGGACCTGGTGGACCGTGCGTTGACCGGCGCCCCGGGCGCACAGGTCGTGGCCCTGGCGACGACCTGCGACCACGCGTCGGGCTGCTACCGCGGGCCGGTGGCCACGGCCCTGCGCTCACGGCACGTGCTGGTGCTCGACCCGCACGGCCCGGCGGCCGCGGACCTGCTGGGCCCGGGCGCGGCCCTGCAGACCGACCCGCGGCACCGCCCGGCGGGGCGGGGGGTGCTGCGGCTCGACCGGACGCTCCTCCGCGTCCAGGTCCACGACCCCGGGCCCCGCCCTCTCGCGGGTCGCGGCCCGCGGCCCTGA